One genomic window of Arachis stenosperma cultivar V10309 chromosome 10, arast.V10309.gnm1.PFL2, whole genome shotgun sequence includes the following:
- the LOC130957646 gene encoding uncharacterized protein LOC130957646 encodes MTPPRHGALLKLYVSASEVTIGGILAQEDENGNERFDGSCHKGGVGIGILIISPSGEPSKFLFELNYSCSNNEAEYKALIMGLELLLERGVKNIEIFGDSQLIVHQVSLEYMCVSENLRKYFNVATKLLSKFDNVILRHVPRELNQEANELAQIASSYKIKPSTLEKLVRIKDIFMPLREREVLSLEKLDPEDWRVPIVEYLENPSLSVDRKLKYRAQSYVLMNNVLFKKSVDGTLLTCLGEKEVYLALAEVHKGICGAHQSGEKMKWVIDRRILYWPTI; translated from the exons ATGACACCTCCAAGGCATGGAGCACTTCTAAAACTTTATGTGTCAGCTTCTGAAGTAACAATTGGTGGAATTCTGGCTCAAGAAGATGAGAATGGCAACGAAAGA TTTGACGGTTCATGCCATAAGGGTGGTGTTGGTATaggaattttaattatttctccAAGCGGTGAGCCGAGTAAATTCCtctttgaattgaattattcATGTTCCAACAATGAGGCAGAGTATAAGGCGTTAATAATGGGACTGGAATTATTATTAGAGAGAGGAgttaaaaatattgaaatttttgGAGATTCACAACTTATAGTTCATCAAGTATCACTTGAGTATATGTGTGTTAGTGAAAATTTAAGAAAGTATTTCAATGTGGCTACAAAGTTGTTGAGCAAGTTTGACAATGTCATTTTAAGGCATGTTCCAAGGGAGTTAAATCAAGAAGCAAATGAATTAGCTCAAATTGCTTCAAGTTATAAGATTAAGCCCTCAACACTAGAAAAATTGGTAAGGATAAAGGACATATTTATGCCTTTGAGAGAAAGAGAAGTGTTGTCATTAGAAAAATTAGACCCAGAAGATTGGAGAGTACCAATTGTGGAATATTTAGAAAATCCAAGTCTTAGTGTCGATAGAAAACTTAAATATAGGGCTCAAAGTTATGTTCTAATGAATAATGTCTTGTTTAAGAAATCTGTTGATGGAACCCTCTTGACATGTTTGGGAGAAAAAGAAGTATATTTGGCTCTTGCTGAAGTGCACAAGGGAATTTGTGGTGCCCATCAGTCGGGGGAAAAAATGAAATGGGTGATAGATAGGAGAATATTGTATTGGCCAACTATTTAA